One window of the Trifolium pratense cultivar HEN17-A07 linkage group LG2, ARS_RC_1.1, whole genome shotgun sequence genome contains the following:
- the LOC123909790 gene encoding transcription factor bHLH112-like has translation MAEEFQAGICGETWRSINNSTRSVFPIMMNSSSTCSVAANDVGNYSTWQNELLGLKETRTCSIDETNNFDFSDCALSFLDPQKPPQQSESLANGSGSMLIDSTLQIMGFDLSSPTSSNWNHSLFNCNGRQESNFHSMIQEETCLDSSNDSQIQVSTVDTFIKPMDQQFSIDSYGYPSNLIQSLFDNDPQPQSHNSLYTNPSSMSYSSSNELSPTWSNVSSLMKPSMPKQQLSSGLQFSNNTPFWNASAEALNDIRAGVLASSQPQYQSPNFDQDNKFNSSNALLNKLKREKSPETKNSSEAAIKRPRIETPSPLPTFKVRKEKLGDRITALQQLVSPFGKTDTASVLHEAIEYIKFLHDQVNVLSTPYMKNGSPIQHQQVCDNVKDSQEKKQDLRSQGLCLVPISSTFPMANETPVDFWTPTFGGPLFGQ, from the exons ATGGCAGAGGAGTTTCAAGCTGGAATTTGTGGTGAAACATGGCGGAGTATTAATAATTCAACAAGAAGTGTATTTCCTATTATGATGAATTCATCATCAACATGTTCTGTTGCAGCTAATGATGTAGGGAACTATAGTACTTGGCAAAATGAACTTTTGGGTTTGAAAGAAACAAGGACTTGTTCTATTGATGAAACTAATAACTTTGATTTTTCTGATTGTGCTTTGAGTTTTCTTGATcctcaaaagccaccacaacagaGTGAATCATTAGCTAATGGAAGTGGTAGCATGTTGATTGATTCCACCTTACAAATTATGGGTTTTGATCTCTCATCTCCAACTTCATCTAATTGGAATCACTCTCTATT TAATTGTAATGGAAGGCAAGAGAGCAATTTTCACTCTATGATTCAAGAAGAAACATGTTTAGATTCATCTAATGATTCACAAATCCAAGTTTCAACAGTTGATACTTTCATCAAGCCGATGGATCAACAATTTTCCATAGATTCCTATGGTTACCCTTCAAATTTGATACAAAGTTTATTTGATAATGATCCTCAACCTCAATCACATAACTCACTTTATACCAACCCTTCTTCTATGTCTTATTCATCTTCCAATGAACTTTCACCAACATGGTCTAATGTATCTTCTCTTATGAAACCTTCAATGCCAAAACAACAACTTAGTAGTGGATTGCAATTTTccaataatacccctttttggAATGCTTCAGCTGAGGCACTTAATGACATCAGAGCTGGAGTTTTGGCTTCATCACAACCACAATATCAATCTCCTAATTTTGATCAAGATAACAAATTCAATTCCTCAAATGCTCTATTAAACAAg CTAAAGAGAGAAAAATCTCCAGAAACAAAAAACTCATCTGAAGCTGCAATTAAGAGGCCAAGAATTGAGACTCCATCTCCATTACCAACTTTTAAG GTTAGGAAAGAGAAGTTAGGGGACCGTATCACAGCTCTTCAGCAATTGGTTTCACCTTTCGGAAAG ACGGATACAGCATCTGTTCTTCATGAAGCCATTGAGTACATCAAGTTCCTTCATGATCAAGTCAAT gTTTTGAGCACTCCATATATGAAAAATGGATCTCCCATTCAACACCAACAG GTTTGTGATAATGTGAAGGACTCACAAGAGAAAAAACAAGACTTAAGAAGTCAAGGGCTTTGTTTGGTGCCAATTTCAAGCACATTTCCGATGGCTAATGAAACTCCCGTTGATTTCTGGACGCCTACGTTTGGAGGCCCACTTTTTGGCCAATAG